The sequence below is a genomic window from Glycine max cultivar Williams 82 chromosome 20, Glycine_max_v4.0, whole genome shotgun sequence.
TTACCACTCCGTTTCTTCACACTCTCTctttcttgatccttccaaatggAAAAGAAGCAGGGTTTCTTCTCCGCTCTCAAAGACGAGGTGGTCCGCGGACTCTCCCCCTCGCGTTCTCGCTCCACCAGCCCCGCCCGAACCGTCTCCCCCATCACGGGCCTCCTCCGCCGCAAGAAGCGCAGCCCCAGCCCAGACTCCTCCGTCGCGAGATCCGTCAGCCTCCGCCCCCTTGGGGAGACGCTCACGCCTCTCATGGAGGGCCCCGACCCGGACGGAACCGAAAATGGGGATCCGAAGCGAATCGGGTCGGGCTTAGGACACTGGATGAAGGGGCAGCTGTCACGTGCCCCCTCCGTGTCGTCGTACAAGAGGTCTGATCTGAGACTCCTCCTCGGCGTCATGGGTGCTCCTCTCGCCCCCGTTCACGTCTCCTCCACCGACCCCTTGCCTCATCTCAGCATCAAAGACACTCCCATTGTAAGCTCTCACCCATTTTTCCCTTTTCTCAAACATCCTTTGGTCTTTTGCTGTTTCTTACAGTGAAATTTAACTACTCTCTGTCTCTTCTTTGGATGTATGTGCTTTGGATTTTTGCTCATTTTCTTCCTCCTATCTTAATGTGCTTCTCTTGAGCAACTCAGATTATGGCTTTTCTGGTAACTTATGTCATGTTTTTATGCTGCTTGTCGTGTTTTGATCCCGTGCCAGATTCACTCTGCGATTTCTAGTTTTATCTCTTGTTCTCGGTGTTTCGCTCCAAGGGTTGTTAACTTGGTGAGAGACTCGGCGAGTCACGTGCCTTCTTTCAATTATTTCACTTCAAGGGTGCCCTACTGAGAACTACaaaatttacaaagaaaataataaaaaaaaaagttatttgaatAGGGACCAACCAAAACCCTGAAAACCCGGTTCTATGTGCTATGAGATAATTTTAGCTTCCTAACTCAAATAATGTTCTTAAATTGATGCTTTGCATTCAACCCTTTCGTTGTAAAGGGGGACCAACGGACCATCTTCttaatgaagaataaaaaaatgccgTTTATTCTGAACGGTGAAATTCAGTTGATAAGCTATTATTAttaaccttttttttgtttttgtatgttttgttcATGGATGCCCTTGCAGGAGACTTCATCCGCTCAgtacatattgcagcagtataCAGCAGCGTCTGGGGGGCTGAAATTGCAGAACTCTATACGAAATGCTTATGCCATGGGAAAGGTTAGAATGGTGGCTTCTGAATTTGAAACTGCAACTAGGGTAGTGAAGAACCGGAGTAGGTGTGCAGAGTCTGGTGGATTTGTGCTCTGGCAGATGGATCCCGACATGTGGTATGTAGAGCTTGCAGTTGGGGGAAGCAAGGTTCATGCTGGCTGTAATGGCAAGCTTGTTTGGAGGCACACACCTTGGCTTGGGGCTCACACGGCAAAGGGACCTGTGAGGCCTTTGCGGCGTGCACTTCAGGTTGATTTCCCTACTACACATACATGTGctgtttgtttttgttctagTGTCTATTTACCTTTTCCTGTGTAACTTCTAAGTGTGTGTATTTTGTTTGATTAGGGTATTGACCCTAGAACCACTGCCAGTATGTTTGCCGATGCCAAATGCATAGGAGAGAAGAACATCAATGGTGAGGATTGCTTCATCTTGAAGCTTTGTACTGACCCTGAAACATTGAAGGCTCGGAGTGAGGGTCCTGCTGAGATCATAAGGCATGTCTTGTTTGGCTACTTTAGCCAGAAGACTGGACTTCTTGTACACATTGAGGACTCCCATCTGACCCGCATCCAGTCTAATGGGGGCGATGCAGTTTATTGGGAAACCACAATCAATTCATTCCTTAGTGATTATAAGCCCGTGGAAGGTATAATGATTGCCCATTCAGGGCATTCCGTGGTAACTCTTTTCAGGTTTGGGGAGATGGCCATGAGCCATACTAAAACAAGAATGGAAGAGGCCTGGACAATCGATGAGGTTGCATTCAATGTTCAAGGCCTTTCAGTCGATTGCTTCATTCCCCCAGCTGATTTGAGAACAGCTTCTGTCAGTGAAGCTTGCGAACTTCCTCAGGATGAAAGAGCAAAGAACTCACTAGCAGTACATCGGGCCAAAGTTGTTGCGCTGGAGAAATCACATAACTGCAGCATTGATAGCATGATCTGGAAGATGGAAATCTAACAGACGGCAGTAGGATCAATTCAAGGCAATTGTTAATAGCAGTCACTAGTTTTTGACTACTAACGTTTAGATGTTAGATTAGGGGTTCAGTTGGTTCTATGTGAAAGTTTGTTTATGCCTCTATATAGTTCTGTAAATAGAGCATAAAAATTCACGGGTATTATGCATACAGACCTGAGTGAATGTTTTATTCTCAATGCAGGATCCAACTATGGAGTTGGAGCTCGTTTTTCCACTTCGGAATAGAGCAATTTGaggttaaaattttagtttaccTTCCTTGAATGAGGGAAGGTGGTGAAGCTTTGGTATAGTGGACCCATTAAACTTTTGTTACTTAGCAAGTTATCTAAGTGTCGATGGTGGTAATATTAAAGAGTCTACCATCGACCACAGCCAGTTTGGCACTAACAGCTTCTACATGGTGTGGAAGTTCTGTGTTTGAAAAGGTAACGTGGTTGTTTTTGATAGCCGAGATAATGGAGTAGAGTTACAGGGACAATACTCAATGTACCGAACATCTCTTGTAAGTTTCCGGTTGTGTTATGATGTTAT
It includes:
- the LOC100813272 gene encoding uncharacterized protein — its product is MEKKQGFFSALKDEVVRGLSPSRSRSTSPARTVSPITGLLRRKKRSPSPDSSVARSVSLRPLGETLTPLMEGPDPDGTENGDPKRIGSGLGHWMKGQLSRAPSVSSYKRSDLRLLLGVMGAPLAPVHVSSTDPLPHLSIKDTPIETSSAQYILQQYTAASGGLKLQNSIRNAYAMGKVRMVASEFETATRVVKNRSRCAESGGFVLWQMDPDMWYVELAVGGSKVHAGCNGKLVWRHTPWLGAHTAKGPVRPLRRALQGIDPRTTASMFADAKCIGEKNINGEDCFILKLCTDPETLKARSEGPAEIIRHVLFGYFSQKTGLLVHIEDSHLTRIQSNGGDAVYWETTINSFLSDYKPVEGIMIAHSGHSVVTLFRFGEMAMSHTKTRMEEAWTIDEVAFNVQGLSVDCFIPPADLRTASVSEACELPQDERAKNSLAVHRAKVVALEKSHNCSIDSMIWKMEI